A genomic region of Deinococcus carri contains the following coding sequences:
- a CDS encoding SWIM zinc finger family protein — MPPILDQLTADTALALAPDSSSARAAQKLARPAGWPKLARDGNVLWGECQGSGTHPYLVGVDARNAEIASKCSCPSRKFPCKHALGLLLLHAARAGEWKDSSPPPDLVKWLGGRVARTEKAAQSPGDDADPAARARAQAKAQATRDRKRSAGLEDLEVWLSDLVREGLQAARARPYVDWDRQAARLVDAQLAGAARLVRQIPGLLHDETGQALTAHLGQLWLLTQGWRQRDALGEAERADLLTALGAPLDRASLPQAAPQVWQALGSVQEEEGKLNVRRTWLLGEGSPGEEPKLALLLDFAPTGQALPLPLAPQQPFTAALAYAPSAYAQRALVQGEVSVAAAPLPLPGGTLAELQERYAVALALNPWLERIGAFVGPAYLHLDPPQLCDAEGHAVPLSERVEQADLWAMLAQAETRMQTYFGEWDGVTFLPIGAVSMEASQPEAAGTLHEPGVPA; from the coding sequence TTGCCCCCGATCCTCGACCAACTGACCGCCGACACCGCGCTGGCCCTCGCACCTGACAGCAGCAGCGCTAGGGCGGCCCAGAAGCTCGCCCGTCCCGCCGGGTGGCCCAAGCTGGCCCGCGACGGCAATGTCCTCTGGGGCGAATGCCAGGGCAGCGGCACACACCCCTACCTGGTGGGTGTGGATGCCCGCAACGCCGAGATCGCCAGCAAGTGCAGCTGTCCCAGCCGTAAATTTCCCTGCAAGCACGCCCTGGGGCTGCTGCTCCTGCATGCCGCGCGGGCCGGTGAGTGGAAAGATTCCTCCCCGCCCCCCGACCTCGTCAAATGGCTGGGGGGCCGCGTGGCCCGGACTGAAAAGGCCGCGCAATCTCCCGGCGATGACGCTGATCCCGCCGCGCGGGCCAGGGCGCAGGCAAAGGCCCAGGCCACCCGTGACCGCAAGCGTTCGGCGGGCCTGGAGGACCTTGAAGTGTGGCTGAGCGACCTCGTGCGCGAAGGGCTTCAGGCGGCCCGTGCCCGCCCGTATGTCGACTGGGACCGGCAGGCGGCGCGGCTGGTCGATGCCCAGCTTGCGGGCGCGGCGCGGCTGGTCCGGCAGATTCCCGGGTTGCTGCATGACGAAACCGGCCAGGCCCTGACCGCCCATCTGGGGCAGCTGTGGCTGCTCACGCAGGGCTGGCGGCAGCGGGACGCCCTGGGCGAGGCCGAGCGTGCCGACCTCCTGACGGCGCTGGGCGCACCGCTTGACCGTGCCAGCCTGCCCCAGGCCGCGCCGCAGGTCTGGCAGGCCCTCGGTTCGGTGCAGGAGGAAGAGGGGAAACTGAACGTGCGCCGGACCTGGCTGCTGGGCGAGGGGTCGCCCGGTGAAGAACCGAAGCTGGCGCTGCTGCTCGACTTCGCGCCGACAGGACAGGCCTTGCCCCTGCCCCTGGCCCCGCAGCAGCCCTTCACGGCAGCCTTGGCCTATGCGCCCTCAGCCTATGCCCAACGCGCCCTCGTGCAGGGGGAGGTGTCGGTGGCGGCCGCCCCACTGCCCCTCCCCGGCGGGACGCTGGCCGAACTGCAAGAGCGCTACGCAGTGGCCCTGGCCCTGAACCCCTGGCTGGAGCGCATCGGCGCGTTTGTCGGCCCGGCGTACCTCCACCTTGACCCGCCGCAGCTTTGCGACGCCGAGGGGCACGCGGTCCCCCTGAGCGAGCGGGTGGAACAGGCCGACCTCTGGGCCATGCTCGCCCAGGCCGAAACGCGGATGCAGACGTATTTCGGTGAGTGGGACGGCGTGACCTTCCTGCCGATAGGGGCCGTCTCCATGGAAGCGAGCCAGCCGGAGGCTGCCGGGACCCTGCACGAACCTGGAGTGCCCGCATGA
- a CDS encoding phage/plasmid primase, P4 family, whose product MSGFPGLREALAVAEAEALKREQDAARRRAEADQLRAQLSSDTASDQAEARRKWAQVALLGCTADVLSAGEGSRNNTLNGAAYRLGRIAAAGLLEESEARVSLADAAERVGLGRHEVERTIESGMSAGKLEPIDPADIGSFASLKKHKPRVLTVGIEVGTLPDPADIPAAEHWVAEDRAEYSDRQVLGLLELERWPVTAPDTDTAHAHRLAELAAGDLCYTGKLGGWLAYNGRQWLTGAGRKGDGEGDLLAQKLAQQLSGTMKPEVARLFALGGLLAPIEARKIDAEAMERAAWRHIRASKAAEGRGKQKAILEAARPLLMVAHARFEPRPWVLGFQNGVWERGQWREHRREDYMLTLAPVEYHPDADRGAWLEVLERMTGGDADLARSLQDVTGYVLSGTSTLRLLPWLYGPKGTGKSTYAELLGTVLGDMAASLDTKLFTTDSARERLGAAIWGKRAVFCAEAGNAKLDAELLKTLSGSDRLPVRFLFSEPFTAAPRHVLLMVANDAPRVEAYDDALKDRVLALPFLHPLAAPGLPPLLRGARIEAERQDPTSRLVLGFTAWGMEGLTRVYEAGGVYRSEAAARATARFWAEVDPLREFWLEVGREAFAVDGIKAGDLRTRYQVWADQVGVRPYAMKKWGQACAAVGLENIKKTAGTRYWTLKHPELFPTDDGAPSAGSGESGAVEAFSKSFHEENPKKNPSLEELGNGSSCATLATLAPASGEL is encoded by the coding sequence GTGAGCGGCTTCCCGGGACTGCGCGAGGCGCTGGCAGTGGCTGAAGCCGAGGCACTGAAGCGCGAGCAGGACGCTGCGCGGCGCAGAGCTGAGGCTGACCAGTTGCGGGCGCAGCTTTCCAGCGACACGGCGAGCGACCAGGCCGAGGCGCGGCGCAAATGGGCGCAGGTCGCCTTGCTGGGCTGCACGGCGGACGTGCTGAGCGCAGGCGAGGGCAGCCGGAATAACACCCTGAACGGCGCGGCCTACCGCCTGGGGCGGATCGCGGCTGCTGGCCTGCTGGAAGAATCGGAGGCCCGCGTTTCCCTGGCTGACGCGGCGGAACGTGTCGGCCTGGGCCGCCATGAAGTCGAGCGCACCATCGAGAGCGGCATGAGCGCGGGCAAGCTGGAACCCATCGACCCGGCAGATATTGGGTCCTTCGCAAGCCTGAAGAAGCACAAGCCTAGAGTGCTGACAGTGGGGATCGAGGTGGGCACGCTGCCTGACCCGGCAGACATTCCCGCTGCTGAGCATTGGGTGGCTGAGGACCGGGCCGAGTACAGCGACCGGCAGGTGCTGGGCCTGCTGGAGCTGGAGCGGTGGCCCGTGACGGCACCGGACACGGATACAGCACACGCTCACCGCCTGGCCGAGCTGGCAGCGGGGGACCTCTGCTACACCGGCAAGCTGGGCGGGTGGCTGGCCTACAACGGGCGGCAGTGGCTGACTGGCGCGGGCCGCAAGGGGGACGGCGAAGGCGACCTGCTGGCGCAGAAACTGGCCCAGCAGCTCAGCGGCACGATGAAGCCGGAAGTTGCGCGGCTGTTTGCCCTGGGCGGCTTGCTGGCCCCCATTGAGGCCCGCAAGATCGACGCCGAGGCGATGGAGCGGGCGGCATGGCGGCACATCCGGGCCAGCAAGGCCGCCGAGGGACGCGGGAAGCAGAAAGCCATTCTGGAGGCGGCCCGCCCGCTGCTGATGGTCGCCCACGCCCGCTTTGAGCCGCGCCCGTGGGTGCTGGGCTTCCAGAACGGTGTCTGGGAACGCGGGCAGTGGCGGGAGCATCGGCGCGAGGACTACATGCTGACCCTCGCGCCAGTCGAGTACCACCCTGACGCGGATCGCGGCGCATGGCTGGAAGTGCTGGAGCGCATGACCGGCGGAGATGCCGACCTGGCCCGTTCGCTTCAGGATGTGACCGGGTACGTTCTAAGCGGCACCAGCACTCTCCGGCTACTGCCCTGGCTGTACGGCCCGAAGGGCACCGGCAAGAGTACCTATGCCGAGCTGCTGGGCACGGTGCTGGGCGACATGGCGGCCAGCCTGGACACGAAGCTCTTCACTACGGACAGCGCGCGTGAGCGTCTGGGCGCAGCGATCTGGGGCAAGCGGGCCGTGTTCTGTGCGGAGGCCGGGAACGCGAAGCTAGACGCGGAGCTGCTGAAAACCCTCAGCGGCAGTGACCGCCTACCCGTGCGCTTCCTCTTCAGCGAGCCGTTTACCGCTGCGCCCCGGCATGTGCTGCTGATGGTGGCGAATGACGCGCCCAGGGTCGAGGCTTACGACGATGCGCTAAAAGACCGCGTGCTTGCTCTGCCGTTCCTGCACCCGCTCGCGGCACCGGGGCTGCCCCCGCTGCTCCGTGGGGCGCGGATCGAAGCGGAGCGGCAAGACCCGACTTCTCGCCTGGTGCTGGGCTTTACCGCTTGGGGCATGGAGGGGCTGACCAGGGTTTACGAGGCAGGCGGCGTGTACCGCTCCGAAGCTGCCGCGCGAGCTACGGCCCGGTTCTGGGCTGAGGTTGACCCGCTGCGGGAGTTCTGGCTGGAAGTGGGCCGTGAAGCCTTCGCGGTAGACGGGATCAAGGCGGGCGACCTTCGCACCCGGTATCAGGTGTGGGCGGATCAGGTGGGGGTGCGGCCCTACGCCATGAAGAAATGGGGGCAGGCTTGCGCGGCGGTGGGACTGGAGAACATCAAGAAAACGGCAGGAACCCGCTACTGGACGCTAAAACACCCCGAACTCTTCCCAACGGACGACGGCGCACCCTCGGCAGGCAGTGGCGAGAGTGGCGCAGTAGAGGCCTTTTCCAAATCGTTTCACGAGGAAAACCCTAAGAAAAATCCTTCCTTAGAAGAATTGGGGAACGGGTCAAGTTGCGCCACTCTCGCCACTCTTGCGCCCGCCTCTGGTGAGCTGTGA
- a CDS encoding DNA-primase RepB domain-containing protein, whose product MSAHKFPYDQAKADRIASAEAVRLLEALRLPGETVMLQTFADGPDDLYVTEEFKGRNGQPMKAQKYGLRKPDGKGFSTGRTAQQGSFSLEEVAEGQYIRPNLARCGVFFAVNVFPPDTERRSSDGVQRVAAVFLDLDGTPLPGGGFPLQPTAIVESSAGKFHVYWAVQDLPLSEFTPVQKHLAGLYGGDPSVCDLSRVMRLPGYWHGKKEEGFLTRILELNAAAQYSRADLLGAL is encoded by the coding sequence GTGAGTGCCCACAAGTTTCCCTATGACCAGGCGAAGGCTGACCGGATTGCCTCCGCTGAGGCTGTGCGGTTGCTGGAGGCGCTGCGATTGCCGGGCGAGACGGTCATGCTCCAGACGTTCGCTGACGGACCTGATGACCTGTACGTGACCGAGGAATTCAAGGGCCGGAACGGCCAGCCCATGAAGGCGCAGAAGTACGGCCTGAGAAAGCCGGACGGGAAGGGCTTCAGCACCGGGCGCACGGCCCAACAGGGCAGTTTCAGCCTGGAGGAAGTGGCAGAGGGACAGTACATCCGCCCGAACCTCGCGCGGTGTGGCGTGTTCTTCGCAGTGAACGTGTTCCCGCCAGATACCGAGAGGCGTTCCTCTGACGGTGTGCAGCGGGTGGCGGCGGTGTTCCTCGACCTGGACGGCACACCGTTACCAGGGGGCGGCTTCCCACTTCAGCCAACGGCGATTGTGGAGAGCAGCGCCGGGAAATTCCACGTTTACTGGGCTGTTCAGGACTTGCCGCTGAGCGAATTCACGCCGGTTCAGAAGCACCTCGCGGGCCTGTATGGCGGTGATCCTTCCGTGTGCGACTTGTCGCGTGTGATGCGCCTGCCGGGGTACTGGCACGGCAAGAAGGAAGAGGGCTTCCTGACGCGCATTCTGGAGCTGAACGCGGCGGCCCAGTACAGTCGCGCCGATCTGCTGGGGGCGCTGTGA
- a CDS encoding AbrB/MazE/SpoVT family DNA-binding domain-containing protein: MTRSRTFKSGNSQAVRIPQELQLPYGEVEIVRRGRDLIITPVQRQDGQAIFEALTAFEGPLEREQPAAQQEREALV, encoded by the coding sequence ATGACGCGCAGCCGAACCTTCAAGAGTGGCAACAGCCAGGCCGTCCGCATTCCGCAGGAGCTGCAACTGCCTTACGGCGAGGTCGAGATCGTCCGCCGGGGCCGTGACCTGATCATCACGCCGGTTCAGCGGCAGGACGGCCAGGCCATCTTCGAGGCCCTGACGGCCTTTGAAGGCCCCCTCGAACGGGAACAGCCTGCGGCGCAGCAGGAGCGGGAAGCGCTGGTGTGA
- a CDS encoding AAA family ATPase, whose translation MTPPQNNTAPEVLRQHAEQAYAHELAALAQHDRFPRPPKWNLSPRAVLTYLMGGRAGDTEITPKYVGEARLMEIAVATLATDRALLLLGVPGTAKSWVSEHLAAAISGDSTLLVQGTAGTDENAIRYGWNYARLLAEGPSEAALVESPVMHAMRQGKIARLEELTRVQSDVQDTLITILSEKTLPVPELNTEVQAVRGFNLIATANNRDKGVNDLSSALKRRFNTVVLPVPDSLEDELSIVTRRVESLGRSLGLPDLPPALDEIRRVVTVFRELRAGVTEDGKTKLKTPSGSLSVAEAISVVTNGLTLAAHFGDGELSSHDVAASLIGAVVKDPVQDQAVWNEYLETAVKKRAGWKEFYTACREVS comes from the coding sequence ATGACCCCCCCCCAGAACAACACCGCCCCCGAAGTCCTGCGCCAGCACGCCGAGCAGGCCTACGCCCACGAACTCGCTGCGCTGGCGCAGCACGACCGCTTCCCGCGCCCGCCCAAATGGAACCTCAGCCCGCGCGCGGTCCTGACGTACCTGATGGGAGGCCGGGCGGGCGACACCGAAATCACGCCGAAGTACGTGGGCGAGGCGCGGCTGATGGAGATAGCCGTGGCGACCCTCGCCACCGACCGCGCGCTGCTGCTGCTCGGCGTGCCGGGCACCGCCAAGAGCTGGGTGAGCGAGCACCTCGCCGCCGCCATCTCGGGCGACTCCACCCTGCTGGTGCAGGGCACGGCGGGCACGGACGAGAATGCTATCCGCTACGGCTGGAACTACGCCCGCCTGCTGGCCGAGGGGCCGAGCGAGGCCGCGCTGGTCGAAAGCCCCGTCATGCACGCCATGCGCCAGGGCAAGATCGCCCGACTGGAGGAGCTGACTCGCGTGCAGAGCGACGTGCAGGACACCCTCATCACCATCCTTTCCGAAAAGACGCTGCCGGTGCCCGAGCTGAACACCGAGGTGCAGGCGGTGCGCGGCTTCAACCTGATCGCCACCGCGAACAACCGCGACAAGGGCGTGAACGACCTGTCGAGTGCACTCAAACGCCGCTTCAACACCGTGGTTCTGCCCGTGCCCGACAGCCTGGAGGACGAACTGAGCATCGTGACCCGCCGCGTCGAGTCGCTGGGTCGCAGCCTGGGCCTGCCCGACCTGCCCCCGGCCCTCGACGAGATTCGGCGCGTGGTGACGGTCTTCCGCGAACTGCGCGCGGGCGTCACCGAGGACGGCAAGACGAAGCTCAAGACGCCCAGCGGCAGCCTCAGCGTGGCCGAGGCCATCAGCGTGGTCACCAACGGCCTGACCCTGGCCGCCCACTTCGGCGACGGCGAACTTAGCAGCCACGACGTGGCCGCCAGCCTCATCGGGGCCGTGGTGAAAGACCCGGTGCAGGACCAGGCCGTGTGGAACGAGTACCTGGAAACGGCGGTCAAGAAGCGGGCCGGGTGGAAGGAGTTTTACACGGCTTGCCGGGAGGTGAGTTGA
- a CDS encoding helix-turn-helix domain-containing protein gives MTAIGHEVQAAVPAYYSAQGAAEYLNVHPALIYKEIRAGRLRAVKIGAKVIRIPREALEAYIAAQSTGAN, from the coding sequence ATGACGGCGATTGGACATGAGGTGCAGGCTGCCGTGCCTGCTTATTACAGCGCTCAGGGTGCTGCGGAATACCTGAACGTACACCCGGCCCTGATCTATAAGGAGATTCGCGCCGGTCGCCTGCGGGCTGTGAAGATCGGGGCGAAGGTAATCCGCATCCCCCGCGAGGCGCTGGAGGCATACATAGCGGCTCAGAGCACGGGGGCCAATTAA
- a CDS encoding DUF5691 domain-containing protein, whose amino-acid sequence MSRDLRELAVIATRGTSRAELPAPAGALAQALSSVPGDTPEARLLGRAALLGLHARAGAPLLKAPAPPAALPAPERPMPPVLATLLPPLVRTDPSLAARALDTVSARGWTLNAAQVLALYRQEADLAPALWTLADLRARATLDAHPLHGQAQKDGEEAAWAARLAALAELRRSGPAQAVQDLQALWASQPADRRKELLALLRRDPRPEDRPLLETATRDRSPEVQKQARQLLGHLPGAFQDELLALLPQAVKVSGTLKKKLTFGAFDLPAALGKPRAGQYDDSDLHRLLGALPTPLILKTLGVGWDELHKAARAHHWSLANELQEPPPPVPESLDPATARARLRDLAGQPKVSPEKLLDAVRALLLNPGADLVAEPVDLQVTLAARALNLFQREGQSGVVPGLAGLLGERLSPDLTLPPPTPLPFELPPLPKKLPSWQTPAEWEESQRQQHAQREQAAFRAWRDLTDTLRLRREWRDALAAHSTP is encoded by the coding sequence ATGAGCCGCGACCTGCGTGAGCTGGCCGTGATTGCCACCCGCGGTACCAGCCGGGCCGAGCTGCCCGCTCCTGCCGGTGCGCTGGCCCAGGCCCTGTCGAGTGTGCCCGGTGACACGCCCGAGGCCCGGCTGCTGGGCCGCGCCGCCCTGCTGGGCCTGCACGCCCGCGCCGGAGCGCCCCTCCTGAAGGCCCCTGCGCCGCCCGCGGCTCTGCCCGCCCCCGAACGTCCCATGCCGCCAGTCCTGGCGACCCTGCTGCCTCCACTGGTCCGCACCGACCCGTCGCTGGCTGCCCGGGCGCTGGACACGGTGTCCGCACGCGGCTGGACCCTAAATGCCGCGCAGGTGCTGGCCCTGTACCGTCAGGAGGCCGACCTTGCGCCCGCCCTCTGGACCCTGGCGGATTTGCGGGCGCGGGCTACCCTGGACGCCCATCCCCTGCATGGGCAGGCGCAAAAGGACGGGGAAGAAGCAGCCTGGGCCGCGAGGCTGGCAGCGTTGGCCGAGCTTCGCCGGAGCGGCCCTGCGCAGGCTGTACAGGACCTGCAAGCCCTCTGGGCCAGCCAGCCCGCCGACCGGCGCAAGGAACTGCTGGCCTTGCTGCGCCGAGACCCGCGCCCCGAGGACCGCCCCCTGCTGGAAACGGCGACGCGCGACCGCTCGCCCGAGGTGCAGAAGCAGGCCCGGCAACTTCTGGGCCACCTCCCCGGTGCCTTTCAGGATGAGTTGCTGGCGCTGCTGCCCCAGGCGGTGAAGGTCAGTGGCACGCTGAAAAAGAAGCTCACCTTCGGGGCCTTCGACCTGCCCGCCGCGCTCGGCAAACCGCGCGCCGGACAGTACGACGACAGCGACCTGCACCGCTTGCTGGGTGCGCTGCCCACGCCGCTGATCCTGAAAACACTGGGTGTGGGCTGGGACGAGCTGCACAAGGCGGCCAGGGCGCATCACTGGTCCCTGGCGAATGAATTGCAGGAGCCGCCGCCTCCCGTGCCGGAGTCGCTGGACCCAGCCACGGCCCGCGCCCGGCTGCGCGACCTCGCCGGGCAGCCGAAGGTGTCCCCGGAAAAGCTGCTGGACGCGGTGCGGGCGCTGCTGCTGAATCCAGGGGCGGACCTGGTGGCAGAACCGGTCGACCTACAGGTCACCCTGGCCGCGCGCGCACTCAATCTCTTTCAACGTGAGGGCCAGAGCGGCGTGGTGCCTGGCCTGGCCGGTCTGCTGGGCGAGCGCCTCTCGCCCGACCTGACCTTGCCTCCGCCCACACCGCTGCCTTTCGAGCTGCCGCCCCTCCCGAAAAAGCTCCCCTCCTGGCAGACCCCCGCCGAATGGGAGGAAAGCCAGCGCCAGCAGCACGCTCAGAGGGAGCAGGCCGCCTTCCGGGCCTGGCGCGACCTGACGGACACCCTGCGCCTGCGCCGCGAGTGGCGTGACGCCCTGGCGGCCCATTCGACCCCCTGA
- the vapC gene encoding type II toxin-antitoxin system tRNA(fMet)-specific endonuclease VapC produces MTPPLLYLLDTNICIFTMNRRPEQVGRRMREVTAAGHQLGISSVTLHELWYGVRRSGRPEQNAARLSTLVQTLDVFDFGPEAAEAAAGIRAALAGSGSPIGPYDVLIAGHAQSLNALVVTNNLGEFARVPGLHYEDWTREEGEG; encoded by the coding sequence GTGACCCCGCCCCTGCTCTATCTGCTCGACACCAATATCTGCATCTTCACCATGAACCGCCGCCCGGAGCAGGTGGGCCGCCGGATGCGGGAGGTAACGGCGGCAGGGCACCAGCTGGGCATCTCCAGCGTCACCCTGCACGAACTCTGGTACGGGGTGCGCCGCAGCGGTCGCCCGGAGCAGAATGCCGCCCGCCTGTCGACCCTGGTGCAGACCCTGGACGTCTTCGACTTCGGCCCGGAGGCCGCCGAAGCCGCCGCCGGGATTCGGGCCGCGCTGGCGGGCAGCGGCTCGCCCATCGGCCCCTATGACGTGCTGATTGCGGGGCATGCCCAGAGCCTGAACGCACTGGTCGTCACGAACAACCTCGGGGAGTTTGCCCGCGTGCCGGGGCTGCACTACGAGGACTGGACGCGGGAGGAGGGGGAAGGCTGA